In one window of Qipengyuania profundimaris DNA:
- a CDS encoding UDP-2,3-diacylglucosamine diphosphatase, whose protein sequence is MTDLPSGFEAFHNVANFPSIKPAVPEVTKGERRRFRTIWISDVHLGTKGCNHELLIDFLDHTDSDTMYLVGDIIDGWRLKKKLYWPAEHNDIVWRILKRAKRGTRIVYIPGNHDEMVRPFCGMNFGGVEIRRAAFHDTADGRRLMVLHGDEFDAVMLAHRWLAFVGDAAYHVMMKLNGWVANVRKRLGLPYWSISKAAKHKVKNAVEFIGKYEEVVARAAGERGVDGVVCGHIHTAESRVFMHDGSPVEYWNDGDWVEGCNALVEYHNGRMEILDWAEEVARRDIAERAAEAHPEPEAA, encoded by the coding sequence ATGACCGATCTGCCGAGCGGGTTCGAAGCCTTCCACAACGTCGCGAACTTTCCCTCGATCAAGCCGGCCGTGCCGGAAGTCACCAAGGGCGAGCGGCGGCGCTTCCGCACCATCTGGATCAGCGATGTCCACCTTGGCACCAAGGGTTGCAATCACGAGCTGCTGATCGACTTCCTCGACCATACCGACAGCGACACCATGTATCTCGTCGGCGACATCATCGACGGCTGGCGGCTGAAAAAGAAGCTTTACTGGCCGGCCGAGCACAACGACATCGTCTGGCGCATTCTGAAGCGGGCGAAGCGCGGCACGCGGATCGTCTACATTCCGGGCAATCACGACGAGATGGTGCGCCCCTTCTGCGGCATGAATTTCGGCGGGGTCGAGATACGCCGCGCAGCCTTCCACGATACTGCCGACGGTCGGCGCCTGATGGTGCTGCATGGCGACGAGTTCGACGCGGTCATGCTGGCCCACCGCTGGCTCGCCTTCGTCGGGGACGCGGCCTATCACGTGATGATGAAGCTGAACGGCTGGGTGGCGAATGTCCGCAAGCGGCTCGGCCTGCCCTACTGGTCGATTTCCAAGGCGGCCAAGCACAAGGTCAAGAATGCGGTCGAGTTCATCGGCAAGTACGAGGAAGTCGTGGCTCGTGCTGCCGGGGAGCGGGGTGTAGACGGCGTGGTTTGCGGTCATATCCACACCGCAGAATCGCGCGTTTTCATGCACGACGGCAGTCCTGTCGAGTACTGGAACGACGGCGACTGGGTCGAAGGTTGCAATGCGCTGGTCGAATATCACAACGGGCGCATGGAAATTCTCGACTGGGCCGAAGAAGTCGCGCGGCGCGACATTGCCGAACGCGCTGCCGAGGCGCATCCCGAGCCGGAGGCGGCGTGA
- a CDS encoding NAD(P)H-quinone oxidoreductase, with product MGFDDPGGPDVLRPETLPVPQPGENQVLIRVSHAGVNRPDVIQRQGFYPPPPGASPIPGLEVSGTVVALGDGAPPEMLDRKVCALVSGGGYAEYCLAHSAHCLAVPDGMGMDVAAAIPETLFTVWHNVFERGFARDGETLLVHGGTSGIGTMAIMLAKAFEMTVITTAGSEEKCQAARDLGADLAINYKDEDFVEKAKAFTDGKGVDVVLDMVSGDYVARNIECLAEDGRHVTIAVLGGLKAEINMATVMRKRLVLTGSTLRPRSDEFKALLADEIYNHAWPLFEDGTIRPVMDQTFPHAEAGAAHARMEGGDHIGKIVLAVGGD from the coding sequence ATGGGCTTCGACGATCCGGGCGGCCCCGACGTCCTGCGGCCCGAGACACTGCCGGTGCCGCAACCGGGCGAGAACCAGGTCCTGATCAGAGTGAGCCATGCAGGCGTCAACCGGCCCGATGTCATCCAGCGGCAGGGCTTCTATCCGCCGCCGCCAGGCGCTTCGCCGATCCCGGGGCTGGAGGTGTCGGGCACGGTCGTCGCCCTCGGTGACGGCGCGCCGCCCGAAATGCTCGACCGCAAGGTTTGCGCGCTGGTCTCCGGCGGGGGCTATGCCGAATACTGCCTTGCCCATTCCGCGCATTGCCTCGCCGTGCCGGACGGCATGGGAATGGACGTCGCGGCGGCGATCCCCGAAACGCTGTTCACCGTCTGGCACAATGTGTTCGAGCGCGGGTTCGCGCGCGACGGCGAAACCTTGCTGGTACACGGCGGCACGTCGGGCATCGGCACCATGGCGATCATGCTCGCCAAGGCGTTCGAGATGACGGTCATCACCACGGCGGGCAGCGAGGAAAAATGCCAGGCGGCACGCGACCTCGGCGCGGATCTGGCGATCAACTACAAGGACGAAGATTTCGTCGAGAAGGCGAAGGCGTTCACCGATGGCAAGGGCGTCGACGTGGTGCTCGACATGGTGTCGGGCGACTATGTCGCGCGCAATATCGAATGCCTCGCCGAGGATGGCCGGCACGTGACGATCGCCGTGCTCGGTGGGCTCAAGGCCGAGATCAACATGGCCACCGTCATGCGCAAGCGGCTGGTGCTGACCGGCTCCACGCTGCGGCCCCGCTCGGACGAGTTCAAGGCGCTGCTCGCGGACGAAATCTACAACCACGCCTGGCCGCTGTTCGAAGACGGCACGATCCGACCGGTCATGGACCAGACCTTCCCGCACGCCGAAGCGGGCGCAGCGCATGCGCGGATGGAGGGCGGCGACCACATCGGCAAGATCGTCCTCGCGGTCGGAGGGGACTGA
- a CDS encoding murein hydrolase activator EnvC family protein, which translates to MIRPALTLIAVLALGAAVFSLEPLGAQSTTEFRTAGEARDALDAARQQQRNARARGERLEQQAARSNEAAEKKAAEAAALAARVQQAEAAITAAEARHAIATRQRRALDSRLAQRREPLIRLTGALQSMSRRPLTLSALQPGSLRDLVHTRAVLDSTIPQVRKRTAALRSELERARALEAEARAALVDRRESEAELAARRTELVAAAQRERLVAQQASGGADREAQRALVLAEQARDLDTLVGQLEEAGSLRSELAALPGPIIRPANPSQASLSATPSPRASATAPPARYILPVAGRVARGFGESGEGGPRESGIVLVTRPKAQVVAPGAGRVVFAGPYRGYGRIAIVEHANNWTSLVTGLGSLDVDVGQDVTAGTALGLAASGSQGVSLELRRDGEPVNPLDYLQ; encoded by the coding sequence ATGATCCGTCCGGCCCTCACCCTGATCGCAGTTCTGGCGCTCGGTGCAGCCGTATTCTCGCTGGAGCCGCTCGGCGCGCAATCGACGACCGAGTTCCGCACCGCGGGCGAGGCGCGCGACGCGCTCGATGCCGCACGCCAGCAGCAGCGCAATGCCCGCGCGCGCGGAGAACGGCTGGAACAGCAGGCGGCCCGGTCGAACGAGGCGGCGGAAAAGAAAGCTGCCGAGGCCGCCGCATTGGCGGCACGCGTTCAGCAGGCCGAGGCTGCGATCACCGCAGCAGAAGCTCGCCACGCCATCGCCACCCGGCAGCGACGCGCGCTAGACTCCCGCTTGGCGCAGCGCCGCGAGCCGCTGATCCGGCTCACGGGCGCATTGCAGAGCATGTCGCGCAGACCGCTCACCCTTTCGGCGCTTCAACCGGGTTCGCTGCGTGACTTGGTACATACTCGCGCAGTGTTGGACAGTACGATCCCGCAAGTGCGCAAAAGGACTGCAGCGCTGCGCTCGGAATTGGAGCGCGCCCGCGCACTCGAAGCCGAAGCGCGTGCGGCGCTGGTCGACCGGCGGGAAAGCGAGGCGGAACTTGCCGCGCGCCGCACCGAACTGGTCGCGGCCGCCCAGCGTGAGCGTCTGGTAGCACAACAGGCGTCCGGTGGCGCCGATCGGGAGGCTCAGCGCGCTCTGGTCCTCGCCGAACAGGCCCGCGATTTGGATACTCTCGTCGGACAGCTCGAAGAAGCCGGATCGCTGCGCAGCGAACTGGCGGCCTTGCCCGGTCCGATCATCCGTCCCGCGAATCCTTCGCAGGCCAGCTTGTCCGCAACACCTTCACCGAGAGCAAGCGCCACCGCGCCGCCCGCACGTTATATACTGCCCGTCGCCGGGCGTGTTGCACGCGGGTTCGGAGAAAGCGGCGAGGGTGGTCCGCGCGAATCAGGCATCGTTCTCGTAACTCGGCCAAAGGCACAAGTCGTAGCTCCCGGGGCAGGCCGGGTCGTATTCGCCGGTCCCTATCGCGGGTACGGGCGGATCGCGATCGTCGAGCATGCCAATAACTGGACCAGCCTGGTGACCGGACTGGGATCTCTGGACGTGGATGTCGGTCAGGATGTGACGGCGGGGACGGCGCTCGGCCTCGCCGCATCTGGGTCGCAGGGCGTTTCGCTGGAGCTGCGCCGCGACGGCGAACCGGTGAACCCGCTCGACTATCTGCAATAG
- a CDS encoding M23 family metallopeptidase produces MNNTKASTGWGSRLRSWFPDREFFMRSEGQVRFITISSRVQMTAAAIAVAVLTIWAVSMAIAGWTQYRATADRLSLLDREAKVATATERVNAYRGNLEAVTSDLVKRQEFIEDMVASLPEDVKSVENVSDSTTEAAATVEKVSASIPEAAELARIEARQLAFVEGLTRYADWRAKKAASALKQLGLNPDSMIRSADRSAMGGPLEKLATSADGTIDPRFERLGLSIARMSALENGLAGVPQVAPASVDMVTSSYGYRRDPFTGAAAMHSGLDFRGPRGEPIYAAAAGRVSYVGWKSGYGKTVEITHGNGLMTRYAHMSAFRAKVGERVEPGQTIGAIGSTGRSTGPHLHFEVRINNRAVNPRTFLETAPHVLEEIRRAPQLARAD; encoded by the coding sequence TTGAACAACACTAAAGCCTCCACCGGCTGGGGGAGCCGCTTGCGTAGCTGGTTCCCGGATCGCGAATTTTTCATGCGATCGGAAGGCCAGGTTCGCTTCATCACCATTTCATCGCGGGTGCAGATGACCGCTGCGGCCATTGCCGTCGCGGTCCTCACGATCTGGGCCGTGTCGATGGCGATCGCCGGATGGACTCAATATCGCGCGACCGCCGACCGCCTCTCACTGCTCGACCGCGAAGCCAAGGTCGCCACGGCGACCGAACGCGTCAACGCCTATCGCGGCAATCTCGAGGCGGTCACCAGCGATCTCGTCAAGCGGCAGGAATTCATCGAGGACATGGTCGCCTCGCTGCCCGAAGACGTAAAGTCTGTCGAAAACGTGTCCGATTCCACGACCGAAGCGGCAGCCACAGTCGAAAAGGTCAGCGCATCGATCCCCGAAGCCGCCGAACTCGCTCGCATCGAAGCCCGCCAGCTTGCCTTCGTCGAAGGCCTTACTCGCTACGCCGACTGGCGCGCGAAGAAGGCTGCATCCGCCCTCAAGCAGCTCGGCCTCAATCCCGACAGCATGATCCGCAGCGCCGATCGCAGCGCGATGGGTGGTCCGCTGGAGAAGCTCGCCACTTCCGCCGACGGCACGATCGACCCGCGCTTCGAGCGCCTTGGCCTCTCGATCGCCCGCATGTCGGCGCTCGAGAACGGCCTCGCCGGCGTCCCCCAAGTCGCTCCGGCCTCGGTCGATATGGTCACCTCGAGCTATGGCTATCGCCGCGACCCGTTCACCGGTGCCGCCGCCATGCACAGCGGCCTCGATTTCCGCGGCCCCCGCGGCGAGCCGATCTATGCCGCCGCCGCCGGTCGCGTGAGCTACGTTGGCTGGAAGTCTGGTTACGGCAAGACCGTGGAGATTACCCACGGCAACGGCCTGATGACCCGCTACGCCCACATGTCCGCCTTCCGTGCGAAGGTCGGCGAGCGGGTGGAGCCCGGCCAGACCATTGGCGCCATCGGCAGCACCGGTCGCTCGACCGGTCCGCACCTCCATTTCGAGGTCCGCATCAACAATCGCGCGGTGAACCCGCGCACCTTCCTGGAGACCGCCCCCCATGTTCTCGAAGAAATCCGACGAGCTCCCCAGCTCGCCCGCGCCGACTAG
- a CDS encoding 23S rRNA (pseudouridine(1915)-N(3))-methyltransferase RlmH, whose product MLLHIIARGKIARSPEAELVARYEKRLTWPLKLTELPETGGRIPEPQAPFKTVLLDERGKDLSSEDFAAILGRWRDDGMRECRFVLGAADGHSEEERREADLLLAFGSATWPHLLARAMLAEQLYRATTILAGHPYHRSG is encoded by the coding sequence ATTCTCCTACACATAATCGCGCGTGGGAAAATCGCTCGGTCGCCCGAGGCGGAGCTGGTGGCGCGGTATGAGAAGCGACTTACCTGGCCGCTCAAGCTCACCGAACTGCCCGAGACCGGCGGGCGCATTCCCGAGCCGCAAGCGCCGTTCAAGACCGTGCTGCTCGACGAACGCGGCAAGGACCTGTCTTCCGAGGACTTCGCCGCAATTCTCGGGCGCTGGCGCGACGACGGCATGCGCGAATGTCGCTTTGTCCTCGGTGCAGCGGACGGACACTCGGAGGAGGAGCGGCGGGAGGCCGATTTGCTACTCGCCTTCGGGAGCGCGACCTGGCCGCACCTTCTCGCGCGCGCCATGTTGGCCGAGCAGCTTTACCGCGCGACCACCATCCTTGCCGGCCACCCCTATCATCGCAGCGGCTGA
- a CDS encoding bactofilin family protein: MASKNNSTFSVLGSDLSIKGDIKASADLHIDGSVEGDIACDSLVQGETSKVTGAITAETARLAGTVTGSITARELVILKTAKIDGDVFYDALTIEQGAQVEGRFAHRDAQKAAQPAATPQGSKPELSVAN; the protein is encoded by the coding sequence ATGGCCAGCAAGAACAACTCGACCTTCTCGGTTCTCGGATCGGACCTGTCGATCAAGGGGGACATCAAGGCCTCGGCCGACCTGCACATCGACGGCTCGGTCGAAGGCGACATCGCCTGCGACAGCCTCGTCCAGGGCGAAACCAGCAAGGTCACCGGCGCGATCACGGCGGAAACCGCCCGACTCGCCGGCACGGTGACCGGATCGATCACGGCGCGCGAACTGGTGATCCTCAAGACCGCCAAGATCGACGGCGACGTGTTTTACGACGCGCTGACGATCGAGCAGGGCGCGCAGGTCGAAGGCCGCTTCGCCCATCGCGACGCGCAGAAAGCTGCGCAGCCCGCCGCCACGCCGCAGGGCAGCAAGCCGGAGCTTTCGGTCGCTAACTGA
- the rsfS gene encoding ribosome silencing factor — MTKADTDPLLDLVLAQLDADQAQDVVSIPLEGKSSIADHMIIASGRSTRQVASIAQKLAEKIKQAGFGPVKLEGLPAADWVLLDAGDVVVHLFRPEVRSFYNLERMWAFGDAPPVAGTA; from the coding sequence ATGACCAAGGCTGACACCGATCCGCTGCTCGATCTCGTGCTCGCGCAGCTCGACGCCGACCAGGCGCAGGACGTCGTTTCAATTCCTCTCGAAGGCAAGAGCTCGATCGCCGATCACATGATTATCGCGTCGGGCCGCTCGACCCGGCAGGTCGCCTCGATCGCGCAGAAACTGGCCGAGAAGATCAAGCAGGCCGGTTTCGGCCCCGTGAAACTCGAAGGCTTGCCCGCTGCCGACTGGGTCCTGCTGGATGCCGGTGACGTCGTGGTTCACCTGTTCCGTCCGGAAGTCCGCAGCTTCTACAATCTGGAGCGGATGTGGGCCTTCGGAGACGCACCGCCGGTGGCCGGTACGGCGTAA
- a CDS encoding glycosyltransferase family 4 protein: MNGVVRTLTTTCDLLREQGHAVLVISPDLFASLPCPTYPEIRLALAPPGKVASLLQEFSAEAIHIATEGPLGMTARRYCARAGVEFTTAYHTQFPDYIARRTHLPAEWFWRYITWFHRPASRVFVATESIRGELREHELGQLHHWSRGVDLGCFTADAPPPPEFADMPRPIQLYVGRVAVEKNIEAFLSGQYPGSKVVVGDGPQIDELRAKFPDAVFLGRKSGRELAGCYAGADVFVFPSRTDTFGLVMIEALACGTPVAAYPVAGPRDIVTDDVGALSDELDRAIAAALFCDRKACAAYGATFSWEAATAQFLSGLAPVAEGALPSA, from the coding sequence ATGAACGGCGTGGTCCGCACCTTGACTACGACCTGCGACCTTCTGCGCGAGCAGGGTCACGCGGTGCTGGTGATCTCGCCCGACCTGTTCGCGAGCCTCCCCTGCCCCACCTATCCGGAGATCCGCCTGGCCCTCGCTCCACCGGGGAAGGTCGCGAGTTTGCTGCAAGAGTTTTCGGCGGAAGCGATCCACATCGCCACCGAAGGCCCGCTCGGCATGACGGCACGGCGCTATTGCGCCCGCGCCGGAGTCGAGTTCACCACCGCCTATCACACGCAGTTTCCGGATTACATTGCGCGGCGCACGCACCTGCCTGCCGAATGGTTCTGGCGCTACATCACCTGGTTCCACCGTCCGGCGAGCCGGGTCTTTGTCGCTACCGAGAGTATTCGCGGCGAGTTGCGCGAGCACGAATTGGGACAGTTGCATCATTGGAGCCGCGGTGTGGATCTCGGCTGTTTCACCGCGGACGCGCCGCCGCCGCCCGAATTCGCCGACATGCCGAGACCGATCCAGCTTTACGTGGGGCGCGTCGCGGTTGAGAAGAATATCGAGGCGTTCCTGTCGGGCCAGTATCCCGGAAGCAAAGTTGTGGTCGGCGACGGGCCGCAAATCGACGAGCTCCGCGCGAAGTTCCCCGATGCTGTGTTCTTGGGCCGCAAATCAGGTCGAGAGCTTGCCGGATGCTACGCCGGAGCGGACGTTTTCGTTTTCCCGAGCCGCACCGACACCTTCGGCCTCGTCATGATCGAGGCGCTGGCTTGCGGGACGCCGGTCGCAGCCTATCCCGTGGCCGGGCCGCGCGACATCGTGACCGACGATGTGGGCGCGCTGTCTGACGAGCTGGACCGGGCAATCGCCGCAGCACTATTTTGCGACCGCAAGGCTTGTGCCGCCTATGGTGCGACCTTCAGCTGGGAGGCAGCGACGGCGCAGTTTCTCTCCGGCCTTGCGCCTGTTGCGGAAGGCGCGCTGCCCTCAGCCTAG
- a CDS encoding nicotinate-nucleotide adenylyltransferase: MGGNRRIGLLGGSFNPAHGGHRRISLFARDALKLDEVWWLVSPGNPLKPRKGMAPLPARVGSAIAQARRAPIRVTAIERQLGTRYTVDTLAALTRRYPKKQFVWLMGSDNLAQFHRWRDWRRIARTMPIAVIARPGYTDAVVASPAMAWLRRFRVPLSSLTNGGAWSAPALVTLRFDPDPRSATAIRRGDPDWAARFTGPPVRDQLTHRIISAREETPAP, from the coding sequence TTGGGTGGGAATCGGCGAATCGGACTGCTCGGTGGTAGCTTCAATCCGGCGCACGGCGGCCATCGTAGGATTTCGCTGTTCGCCCGCGACGCGCTGAAGCTCGACGAGGTCTGGTGGCTGGTTTCGCCCGGAAATCCGCTCAAACCGCGCAAGGGTATGGCACCCCTTCCGGCACGGGTTGGCTCCGCCATCGCCCAGGCACGCCGCGCGCCGATCCGGGTGACCGCGATCGAGCGGCAGCTTGGCACCCGCTATACCGTCGATACGCTGGCAGCGCTCACTCGCCGCTACCCGAAGAAGCAATTCGTCTGGCTCATGGGCTCCGACAATCTCGCCCAGTTCCACCGCTGGCGCGACTGGCGCAGGATAGCGCGCACTATGCCGATTGCAGTCATCGCGCGTCCCGGCTATACAGATGCCGTCGTCGCAAGCCCCGCGATGGCCTGGCTGAGGCGCTTCCGCGTGCCGCTGTCCAGTCTCACCAATGGGGGCGCTTGGAGTGCACCGGCACTGGTGACTTTGCGTTTCGATCCCGATCCCAGATCGGCCACGGCCATCCGCCGCGGCGATCCCGATTGGGCCGCTCGCTTCACCGGGCCACCCGTGCGAGACCAGCTGACACACCGGATCATATCGGCTCGGGAGGAAACCCCTGCGCCATGA
- a CDS encoding DUF1192 domain-containing protein has product MEDEDRPRPKGDAASKLAAEDLGPYSQDELAERIAMLQAEIARVESHRSKAAAHRDAAEALFGRKE; this is encoded by the coding sequence ATGGAAGACGAGGATCGTCCCCGCCCTAAAGGCGACGCCGCGAGCAAGCTCGCCGCGGAAGACCTCGGCCCCTATTCGCAGGACGAACTCGCCGAGCGGATTGCCATGCTCCAGGCCGAGATTGCCCGGGTGGAAAGTCACCGATCAAAAGCTGCCGCGCACCGCGATGCTGCCGAAGCCCTGTTCGGGCGGAAGGAATAG
- a CDS encoding long-chain-fatty-acid--CoA ligase, with product MDVSKLPNFHPLPWDTEFEPMALPDMFARTVERRGDAPLLHFLGRSYSYNELFIEAHAFARALQARGIAPGDRVGLFLPNVPSYVSAYYGAMMAGAVVVNFSPLYSVDELAQQVADSGTRLLVTVDVPELYATAEKVLRGSALETLVVSKLSAMLPKLKGIALRIFGRGKIASVTFGEDVLDWTTLIDGAPQQADLPHVEPQSIALLQYTGGTTGVPKGAMLSHANLSVNAQQTAGLNPFGDPEGEVFMGALPFFHVFANTALLNHAVFTGAAIAMVPRFETKQVLQTIERYGATGFPGVPTMFQALLDHRDLAKTDLSTLKVCISGGAPLPGPLREKFEAATGVRLVEGYGLTESSGVVSANPYEGQRKLGTIGQVVMGTEVLLLDKEDPTVLAPEGEPGELALFGPQIMQGYWKRLEAAKDVFVEHHGKQWLRTGDVATLDSDGFLEIVDRIKDMISVGGFKVFPSQVEDVLLENDAVKEALVIGVPDDYLGERPRAYVTLNADADASGDQLAEWMNARVGKHERVESVVVREELPKTMIGKLDRKALRAEVFG from the coding sequence ATGGATGTAAGCAAGCTCCCGAATTTCCATCCCTTACCTTGGGATACCGAATTCGAGCCCATGGCTCTTCCCGACATGTTCGCGCGCACGGTCGAGCGACGCGGCGATGCGCCGCTGCTGCATTTCCTAGGCCGCAGCTATAGCTACAACGAGCTTTTCATCGAGGCGCATGCGTTCGCCCGCGCTCTGCAGGCCCGCGGTATCGCGCCCGGCGACCGCGTCGGCCTCTTCCTGCCCAATGTGCCGAGCTACGTTTCCGCTTACTATGGCGCGATGATGGCCGGGGCAGTAGTGGTGAATTTCTCGCCGCTCTATTCGGTCGACGAACTGGCGCAGCAGGTGGCGGATTCGGGCACACGGCTGCTCGTGACGGTCGATGTCCCCGAACTCTATGCGACAGCCGAGAAAGTGCTGCGTGGCTCGGCGCTCGAAACGCTGGTCGTGAGCAAGCTTTCGGCGATGCTGCCGAAGCTCAAGGGCATTGCGCTGCGAATTTTCGGCCGCGGCAAGATTGCTTCGGTTACGTTCGGCGAAGACGTCCTCGACTGGACGACGCTGATCGACGGCGCGCCGCAGCAAGCGGACTTGCCCCATGTGGAACCGCAGTCGATCGCGCTTCTGCAATATACGGGCGGTACAACTGGCGTCCCCAAGGGCGCGATGCTCTCGCACGCCAATCTCAGCGTGAATGCCCAGCAGACGGCCGGCCTCAACCCGTTCGGCGATCCCGAAGGCGAGGTGTTCATGGGCGCGCTGCCGTTCTTCCATGTTTTCGCCAACACCGCGCTGCTGAACCATGCCGTATTCACCGGCGCAGCCATCGCCATGGTGCCGCGCTTCGAGACCAAGCAAGTGCTGCAGACGATCGAGCGCTACGGCGCGACCGGCTTCCCCGGCGTGCCGACGATGTTCCAGGCGCTGCTCGATCATCGGGATCTAGCGAAAACCGATCTCTCCACGCTCAAGGTCTGCATCTCCGGCGGTGCGCCGCTTCCCGGACCGCTTCGCGAGAAATTCGAGGCTGCGACGGGCGTCCGGCTGGTCGAGGGTTATGGCCTCACCGAAAGTTCGGGCGTGGTGTCGGCCAACCCCTACGAAGGCCAGCGCAAGCTCGGTACGATCGGCCAGGTTGTCATGGGCACCGAGGTACTGCTGCTCGACAAGGAGGATCCCACGGTGCTGGCACCGGAGGGCGAACCGGGCGAACTGGCGCTCTTTGGCCCACAGATCATGCAGGGCTACTGGAAACGGCTCGAGGCTGCGAAGGATGTCTTCGTCGAACATCACGGCAAGCAGTGGCTGCGCACTGGCGACGTTGCGACGCTGGACAGCGACGGCTTCCTCGAGATCGTCGACCGGATCAAGGACATGATCTCGGTGGGCGGCTTCAAGGTCTTCCCCAGCCAGGTCGAGGATGTACTACTAGAAAACGACGCCGTGAAGGAAGCGCTCGTGATCGGTGTGCCCGACGATTATCTCGGCGAACGCCCACGCGCCTATGTGACGTTGAACGCAGATGCGGACGCGAGTGGCGACCAGCTGGCGGAATGGATGAATGCTCGTGTCGGCAAGCACGAACGCGTCGAAAGCGTGGTTGTGCGTGAGGAATTGCCCAAAACGATGATCGGCAAGCTCGACCGCAAGGCCCTGCGCGCCGAAGTCTTCGGCTGA
- a CDS encoding DUF1013 domain-containing protein, translating to MADQPKPLMPHATATWLVDNTGLSFEQIAEFCGLHILEVQAMADDLAGSKYTGRDPVHAGELTQDEIAKGEKDSEYSLVMQRAPVAVSRTKGPRYTPVSKRQDKPDGIAWILRNHPEISDAQIGKLIGTTRNTIGAIRDRSHWNIQNIQPKDPVTLGLCSQRELDAVVAKAAKKVAKEEGEEATVEAPVSGTSDRERLIEELRAERDANEKAAAEAAQEAEAEEWLRAKRAAEEAGEAPAAPGEDA from the coding sequence ATGGCCGACCAACCCAAACCGCTGATGCCGCATGCGACTGCCACCTGGCTGGTCGACAACACCGGCTTGTCCTTCGAACAGATCGCCGAATTCTGCGGCCTCCATATTCTCGAAGTGCAGGCCATGGCGGACGATCTGGCGGGCAGCAAATATACCGGCCGCGATCCGGTCCATGCCGGCGAACTGACGCAGGACGAGATCGCCAAGGGCGAGAAGGACAGCGAATATTCGCTCGTCATGCAGCGCGCGCCGGTCGCGGTCAGCCGCACCAAGGGGCCGCGTTACACGCCTGTTTCGAAGCGCCAAGACAAACCCGACGGTATCGCCTGGATCCTGCGCAACCACCCGGAAATCTCCGACGCGCAGATCGGCAAGCTGATCGGCACGACGCGCAACACCATCGGCGCGATCCGCGATCGCAGCCATTGGAACATCCAGAACATCCAGCCCAAGGATCCGGTGACGCTGGGCCTGTGCTCGCAGCGCGAATTAGACGCCGTCGTCGCCAAGGCCGCCAAGAAGGTCGCCAAGGAAGAAGGCGAGGAAGCGACGGTCGAAGCACCCGTCAGCGGCACCAGCGATCGCGAGCGCCTGATCGAGGAACTGCGCGCCGAACGCGACGCGAATGAAAAGGCCGCGGCCGAAGCCGCGCAGGAAGCCGAAGCCGAAGAATGGCTGCGGGCCAAGCGCGCTGCGGAAGAGGCCGGAGAAGCACCTGCCGCACCCGGCGAAGACGCCTGA